The sequence below is a genomic window from Sander lucioperca isolate FBNREF2018 chromosome 6, SLUC_FBN_1.2, whole genome shotgun sequence.
gTATTGAAGTAAAAATCTAGTTTTAATACTTACATAAAGGTTAAATGCTGCATATTCCTAAATTAAAGTGTTTAAGCATATGAACAAATAGCAACTGTGGGGCCAGGTAGTATTGCAGTATAGAATAACAGGGGATTAACAGAGGCCTGGGAGCTAGATTTTGCCCTGCAGCAGGTTAATTTCATCATGGCTATCACAAGTCAAAATATCTGCAATGGAAAAGATTTATAGATAAGATGAGTGgtgctgtacatacagtatgtctatcCTCATGTTAGATTAGAGCACCTTCACTGGCAGTTTTGTCTCTACCCTGTAGGAGGCGCTGAAGACATGTCAGACACGTCTGTTCAAGATGGAGCATCAACAGCAGGTGGTGCAGTTTGAAGGTTTGGAGAACGCCACAGCACAGACTCTTCTTGGAAAACTAATCAATGTGCTGCTGGCTGTTATGGCAGTCATTTTAGTGTTTGTGTCCACAGTGGCTAACTGTGTCATCCCTTTAATGAAAACATACAGCCGCATGCTTTCTACAATGTTTTTTGTAGtcctcttctccttcctctGGAGGCACTGGGATGCCATTTCAGAATATCctaatcactttttttgctcttgtcttgaaaaaaacaatcaataaaaCTGAACTTGAAGCTTCACTCTGGCATCTTTAAAGGAATCTAGTGAAAAAGTCATTAGCCTACTTAGCATTAAGGTTCCATATTTCACATTACATACTAGTTAATCCTTTTAATTTCCCATTGAAGTTAATGTCTAGTAGTTTCTCATCACAGGAAAACTTGTACAACCCATGTGTTGCAGCCACATGGTTTAAAAGCCAGTCTGTGTTTGACTTTAATTAGACTTGTCCCTCAATggggaaattcaattataaagtAGGCTACTTTATTTACCTGTAGCAGTCTAGAAGGCCTTTAAGACATTTTAGAAATTCATATTGCCTTTGAGTATGAACATTAACAAAAGAAATTAGCGGCCAATCTGGCAAATCATTACTATAGAAATAGTTGTGTACCTAAATTTTGTGTTAACTGACTGGTATGAGCCTTAAAACAAGCCATGAGCTGTAAAACAAGCCATTTCCCTATCAGCTTCACGAATGTCCTTTAATTCTCCATGCCTCCAGCATTTTGGAAGACCCCTTTTGAATGTTAACTTGAGAATCGTCCTCTCCAAATCATGCGAGTACAGGAAAACTAAACCGGCCCGTGTCTGTCCAACATGTTGGTGTGCACAGTACCACTGAAATGGTATTTTGAAGAGGGTTTTGTCTGCAAGATAGCATTTTAACACTTGAACATAAATAAAGCTTGATAGGAAGCCTTGTTGATATCTGCTCCATAGACAAGGCCAGCTCCAGTGCTGCATGTCCTGACACAAGCAGACATCCATCAATTTAGAGATCACACAAGAGCTCCAAAAGTTAAGATTTTATTGCAAACAAAAAGAGTATAAAACCAATAAATTTATTCTGCAGTCTTCTTTCCTCGTTTCCCAGTTGCTTTAGCAGCAGGGGCGTCGCTGCCTGCTTTAGCAGCCTTGCTCCGCGTCGCATTTCCTGCCTTTGCTACTTTAGGTTCAGCCTCCTTGGTGGTCTTTGCTACTCTAGGTTGGGCCTCCTTGGTGGTCTTTGCTACTTGAGTTTCAGCTGAATCAGAGGCTTCCACATCAACCTTTTCTGCAGCTTTTTTAGCTTTTGGCTTCTTTGCTGGAGCAGCCTTTGAGATAGTAGCCTCTGAGGTAGCagcctctttttctttcttagaCCTTTTGGGAGGCACCTAAACAGAACAACAGTCAGACAAGGCTGTGGCCAGAGATGTAATAGCTCAGCCACTTGAACCCCCAGAAAAATGTGAAGatgttcatttttaaatgtcCCAGATGGGCCTATATAAGCAGTTTTCTAAATTTTAATGTCTGCTAAAAATAAATTCAGATGAAATTTTTTTCTTGGCCAGAAAATGATCAAATAAGATACTTGAGTAGGTTTAACTTCATGCCTGTAGCCTATATCAAATAATACAGCAGACAGGAACACCATTCATCGTTATCACCATGATCTCAGCACACAAGCATTGTCTCACCTCTGGTGACTTGGCCTCTTCTGTGTCTTTCTTCTTCGTGGTACCTTTAAGTAGTTACAGGCCATTAAACAAGACACCTTTTAAGATTATGAGTGGTTGTAGTCATTTTACAGTTTTAGTCATACCTGTTTTTTTGGACTTCTTGACTCCATCCTTGGCTGCGTTTTGCACATTGGGATCCACGTTCTCAGCTTTGGGCTTTGCCTCCTTGACTTTAGGTGCAAGCTTAagacaggacaaaaaaaaattaaataaaataaaaagcccGATAAATGACGTTATTTAATCCGCTTTGATGAAGCTCTGTAGATTTGACTTCTTACCCTAAATTTTCCCTTTGCGACTGTAGTGACATTGGAGTTAGCAGGACGCACCAACGTACCAGTCTCCAGTCCTTTTTGCAGGGCTCTACGGACGAAGTGCTTCAGCCTTACCAAATCCACCGAGGGgtatttttgtttaatgtaattCTGTATGGCTTGGAATGAAACCCCTTTGCGCGAGTCCAACTCTTTAAGTGCTTCTTTCACCATAATTGCTGTGGAGGGATGAGCTGTAAGTTTGCGCAGCGACGCAGCATCTGGAGAGCAAATGTGCACACATTCAGTTTATGTTTACACATTCGGGGAAAGAAAAGTCGATGTTTTGGAGAGGTGTTACTTTTAATAGTGTAATAATAATGGGTTCAACGGTCAGTTCTCCTTAGCTAAATGAAAAACGAGcaaaccttttttcttttcctgcgGGGCTTCACTGGAGGACGGCGCAGGTGGATCAGCAGAggctgctactactgctgctgcctTTTTAGGAGGCATTACTGAGAATTCAATATAAAAGAGAACCACAAGACACAAAAAGCAGCGTGTTACGCGAAGTCTAAAAGTATGCTATATCGGCACGCCCAGCACGTCTGTCTTTATGCAGCTGCTTCCGGTTAAACGAAACTAGGTGATCACAATCAGCATCAGGTGCAACCCATTAGGGTTTGTAAATTAAAGCCTGCATGGATCGTGGCGAAATGATTCATCCACCATTTAGACTAGGTCATTTTTAATTCTTTGAATGTGTCATATTTGCCATAGGTCGGTATATCACTCTTTTGCATTATTTGCAAGTGCTTCTcattatgaaaaatgtatgaATTGTGCAAAAGTGCAAAATCCTATTTCCAATATTCGGCGTCAAAAATGTCTTCcaacttaaaaacaaacaaacaaacaaacactaatGGCCGATTGAAAATCAAGCATAAAGTGCACAAACCTCTCAGAATCATATGATAATGAACCATTGATGCTGAAGCATGAATACGATCGTGATCAACTGATGCAAACACAACTTCAGTGCTCCACTTGAATAAATACGATGGTACATTCCATATTTTCCCAGCAAAACATCATTCACATTTTAGAGATGTTTGAGGAGagtaatactgtatattacacaCAATGAATACATGCTCTTCTTTTTTGCCTTTTATCCCCAAAGCCAATGTCACTGataaatcaaaatatatataaaatgctaaataacattgttatttatgtgtacagtatgtgtaatcTACGTTTTATGGAAAGTCTCAGCAGTGGAgaggtaatttaaaaatgtctgtatCCATTCATTCAGTGATCATGCTGTTCTGGACAAGGCCACTCACTTTACCTTCCCTCTATCGTTCTGATAAAGTTGCCACTTGGTTATGATGAAACTTACATTATCGTCACTTACAAATTCAGCAATATTGGTGAgctgcttttctctctctgccaacTTGAATGCTTTCTACAGTATGTTTCATACACATGATAGGGAAGAGATTTCATTGTTTAATATATTAACTTTTTGGTATTTGTGACTACTATGGGTGTAATAACATGAATAACTTACATGTACattgttacattacattttctgatgttttggcAATGTGGAAGAACAAATTAAATGTGCAACTGGTATATCTCTTGACAGTTGCATAATGCAGGAACAGATTTTAAAACGCCATCAAGTCTGATATTTTTTTCCCACTAGAGCAACAAATGCTAACCTGTAGCACCTCAGAAGAACCAGCTGTTTCAGACCAGAGAGATAATGGGAGCAACACTTGAACTGcattttaaagttataaaattgTGTTTTGAGACAATTTGGATTTGTGGGGTTAAAtactttgttcttttttttaatgaggcTGGAATATGTTTCAGCTAAAACAAGGGGTCGGTTGAAACTGGTGAGTAAACTCATGGAATTTGTATATTTAAGGAATGCTAAAGAATACTCAGGCTTGGGCAAAAACAGTTCATACAAACATGATACAGTATAGAAACACTCCATGTTAGTCTTCTCCAAAACAATCATTTACAGTATACGTTTTAGCTTCAATATTTTTGGTGAAACTGTTGGCCCTGTGCTCTCCGGTATGTTCCTTTAACCTCACTGTAATGGTCTCTGCTTAACCTTTCcctctctcagtgtgtgtggcTGGTGATTACCCAAGCAGAGTCAGGTGTGCCTGACCTGAGGGGAGTTTCACCAGCTGCCTGCTATTCTGCAATCAAGCCTGCCTAAGACTCTGCACTGCCACGCTCACATTGCCAGAacgtgcactgtaaaaaaaaaaagttatttaactggaattcactgtataattttacggattttttccgttttttctacattaagtgttaatgccagaaaaatacagaaaaatacttttattttaaaaaaaacccattaaattaaggttttagtctgtaaattgatataatgagataatatagttgtttaacaggataattccattgcttaacggtcttgaaagttaaattacattgaattttatgtaaaaagacaaaaaaaaaaccataattttacggtgtgtaaaattgaggcctctttctgtttttttactgttaaaccttaaatttaatgtaaagaaacgttaaaaaacaatcgtgaaaaaacggtaaaaagtctggcagcaaaagttgccaaacacttaccgtgaaatgacagtaaaaaaccttatgttattctacaaagaatttatttttaaaatacagatatctactgtacattttctgtattttcacagtccaactactgtagatttaaaaagaattgtaatcaaaaaacatatttagaatgttaaacaaatgtataaatctgtacaaacactgaaaaatattgcaaaataccttaaaattacataatttaaatgaaaactgctgttttcatacggttttctttggtaaattcacaagattattcaatccatccacaagaactccctgttaaagtacagattcctggaagtaaaacacataaaaattatgtaaaatgactttcaaataccctcctttaggcgtttattttatgattatccaatctatttacggtaaattcctgtttaatactgtgtttttactgtacaaaaaagagaagataatgggataataccttccagaaacattgtaataatagtcattactttatataaacaatatttgagagtatttacaagcaactctccaatatatctacatacttttaccattaatgtatgttgtttactttaaataaacattcatttatagttatttacatgtcaaattaatgtaacattaccctatttgacagcccattaatagtatcttaaaagctttaggcatttattttacatgattatccaatcaatttacagtaaattcctgtttaatactggttttctactgtacaaaaaacaatatgtgataataacttgcagaaccattattttatagtcattactttatataaacgttacaatcaactcttcattatgtctacaggcttttccccataaatgtataagggtttactttatataaacaatattgtatagtgttaaaaagaaactaatatactgtactttaatcattaatatatcaggtttacttcatacaaacaatactttatagtgattaaaagcaactattcaatatatctacagacttatcccattaatgtactgtgtgtttactttgtaaaaatatttgacaatatttacaattaactatccaatatatgcatcagagactcttcagagggtaaatattggtataatgtataggggtccattttagcttattcaatgtggtctcatactgtgtgttagtgttttaatcgctgtcaaacttcatcctggccagtgtctcttaatgcaagtctactaaattctagcaatagagtaggacttgtatttagctttgcagttatttgaagaggggttaacagaggtactgagacaggtaggaccagccatacccatttaatgcattgaatgaggctgacatgaaccctcactgcatggcctcaacaactccacagcaaaaacccacaagcaattgttctcaattatagttggatcaatgtaattatattagaaactacactactgtaatattttgcaagcatatttatggtaatacaaacagtaaaacaacttggcagcacacaagcttaaaaagctataggactactgcaccaaatcaccactggtgacaaagatgctgtatttagatctgtctttgtaaaaacaaacattctttcacctaaatatttgtggaaacaaagccatagcttcagttatgggaatgcataagagacaagagtcaacctaaactacaggccttggatgtacatgatgtctattttagtccaagtctgtgatatgctcatcactatataatcatgttttggtctggcaaattagttgacaaaagaatcgtgcagccacagttcacatcacataggcccacaaccctataggcctacaggatgacgatacagtacacagagagccaggcagcctACAGCCTGGGTAAGCCTTCATCTTCACCATCCTAATATTTTAGGGGGCATCTGATGTTCTTGCCTCATTTCACTTCCGTGGAGGCCATGGGCCTATTTCAGATTCATGGCCCAACATCTTTTTCCATTGACTGCTTACTTTGCTGATGTCTGCGGTGATGTCTCATACTGTGTCCACTCtggcttttgatgtttgttcctgtctatgtcatgcaaacagctcagagcatgagcttccctcttatgtggggtagaatgaatattcatgcatgTCCGGTACCTTAAATGCCTCACCAAGACCTCGGTGATCTGACCACCCCTGCCTCTGAAATTACACTACAATTTCCACTGACTTGCAATGGTTACACAGGCATTGATGCACATATTGGgcaatgtgtgtttcattaaggtgtaacattaataagttaaatggattgcctgtgccacagctatgctacactttcataaggggtggaaaatcaatattaatgcacaccagtacctcaaatacagtatgtacctgcTTGCCTAACTTGCACACCACCTAACCTAACTTGTTCCGCTAGTTCCAACCCTCATACAGTTTAATTCAACCCTGCGTTGATAGGAAAGTGTGTCCCCTCCTATGAAAGTCATGCCTACCGACAAACAGTATGGACATCTGCAACATTATGCTTATTTGAGAAATTATCtgtgatttcatttcaaaactgaaggagtaggcttttcataaaaggctgttaatccactttaaaaatgttggagtcttccaatacaaactccaaactgttttaggcaaggctcagtgaatgttatgaaaataagcaattcagaaatttggggacgtttttactgtttttcccaaTTCCCCACAGTCAGAAACTAATATGCATGCGGGACAGacctctttttaatgtatttggtgtacttcaaatagaatatgtagcatacacgttcttttccttatgaagttaaaattgttgttaaaacaatttttcttaatattaagacccaaagtgagtcacagtgttcaacaaaatgcaaggtcattgtgcagtctactgctccctcaaatcattttgcctctccccactttctacaggtcaaagggaacaaagagtttttcatgggctgaggtaatatacggtgaataaagacagggaggacacagtatgaataaagctttacattggtgtgcaatatatttttttcaatttagcaatacatgcaatgtgtgaaagactgggaagggatgctagggctcaacagttcaaccaaggcttctagcatcaacgtgaacattgataatcagggcgtgaagcgatgtaagaccttaaaatggttgaaaaaacagaaatgtaaacagaaatggtctctttagtctaggctatgtgcttcaggaaagtgcgcgcagattcaaataattgaatgttgcacaatcattggatgaatcatgccgggcagagacgatcttgaccaatgatattgtttgacttcatggggggctgtgctaacgtcaaactcatctcgacgcagagacagtgtggataataatgtaacgcaggagtcaggacttctccacgatgattcacattcagctttcacttaaggtaaagtaatacttttctttttatgtacatgcagtttcctcacgagatatcaactggacacgagttaagataacacttgcatacgtttcacaattttaaaatgtcagcagggataacgttagcatttgccgtttatgtgccttatcaaagtgtgtctggcgttagctaacgttacattaagactgtccttatgtaatgttagccttgaatgtgaaccatgcaccaatcgtaattttagctagctagctaaatatataacagttaactagacagttagacagtttagcaggtcagcttgatttgctgggtactagctaatactagtaattaaagaaacgttataacgctccgttgctcctaacgctagtagttaacattactgttaacTAACCGGTAACCCGCCGTTTAACGTtaccacctagctaggttatgcctcaagtttacataagctatctcagctgactaactttacgttggttctactttatgaacagtgaaccacacgttgtaacaacaacaagttacaacatgacattaaacggagcgtctgctttgtggaccacaacatcttaatttgaacgtgatcgttattttcactcatgattcagtgtgtccaacttaacattaccattctgtctttccagagagaatatttccattcccgctttccacataaaaataaatggacagggaattgaacaaactcagaaataagatataggctacctgctctatttataagtgtttcttcctccagacaattgcactcagtctgtaattaaatatgtattttaagtttaatttttgctgtaaatcaaaataaataaatacctggtgGTCAATGCTCGCAAGCCGTCCCAAATAAATCTATGTatactactgttacagtaatgttcaaATCTCACCCTAATTCTTTAATCCTTGTTTAGGAAAGATGGAAGAAAGAATACCAAGATAAGAAGATCAAGAAGATAAAGAAAGCTAAAGTAAATAGATGTTCACCCTACAGTATCACACGTTATCATCTGTACCTTACCACATCTTTCTCACCCATGTAATGGCTCtcattctgtgttcagtttgacaAGGATCAACAGACCAGACAGCTCTCCCACAGCCAGCCTGAGAACCTGCTTTACGGTCTGAATAGCCTGGGTGAAGTTGAAGACTCGTGCATCAGATGGCTGAGAAAAGGATAGCCCAGAGCAAGAGGGAGCCCAGCAGAGGCTAAGAAGGAGGCAGCAAAGGAGTTCACAAACCCACATACAGCTAATGGAGGTACCGAATGACaggtccatttcagaaagcaggtttagtgaaaactctgagttagttaaccctgagatgagggtaattctgggttttccgtttcagaaagagaggtaacttcacctcggactctgtgaacctaacctagtcgggaacaggttttcttctttcagtctcctccctctgacacagctctctttcatttcatcattcataattgcagtctgtatcaggcgcattttagcgcagtttgttatcggcatgaataaaaaagcagggttggtttattaaccatgttaggcagattataaaacgttttttttcctcaaaacatgcaatgtccttttgtcgacgatcccggtgatgtagaagctgtattacttcgcagggagttaaacatacgtcaggagatgatattgaggccccgacgcattttaatttccagataaatacctatttgagcggtaccgtttttttcttcccagtctatcagttatgtagcctacataaccttatccgtcctcatatcactaacgtcacccatcgtggacatgctctacatcccagcacattatttgtgtcacattacatttttttgcaaacaacagttttctttacaacattggtgatgcggagcatattggTAAAGCTACTGTAGCAAAGCGCTGTCAGAAGAGTGCAACtcactctgaaacgttttttaaacgtttgtgtagtgttccctggacacaaaccagtaagagccattaaaaaagagttccacagtattgcaggtgaatgatgtaaaccctttgaaatataagattatgaattatagttctgttgatgatggtgctgcagcctcagaatgggattagtaggcctaggacttttatCGATTATAGGtttaataccatttcaccagtaatattatacttatgattaaatatgatatacactatattggaactaacgcatttactctagcagcaattttctcccacgcaaattctctcttttaaagcagccgctgtgttgcttttttaactaaatacatgttca
It includes:
- the LOC116041610 gene encoding protein B4 isoform X2; this translates as MPPKKAAAVVAASADPPAPSSSEAPQEKKKPDAASLRKLTAHPSTAIMVKEALKELDSRKGVSFQAIQNYIKQKYPSVDLVRLKHFVRRALQKGLETGTLVRPANSNVTTVAKGKFRLAPKVKEAKPKAENVDPNVQNAAKDGVKKSKKTGTTKKKDTEEAKSPEVPPKRSKKEKEAATSEATISKAAPAKKPKAKKAAEKVDVEASDSAETQVAKTTKEAKAGNATRSKAAKAGSDAPAAKATGKRGKKTAE
- the LOC116041610 gene encoding protein B4 isoform X1: MPPKKAAAVVAASADPPAPSSSEAPQEKKKDAASLRKLTAHPSTAIMVKEALKELDSRKGVSFQAIQNYIKQKYPSVDLVRLKHFVRRALQKGLETGTLVRPANSNVTTVAKGKFRLAPKVKEAKPKAENVDPNVQNAAKDGVKKSKKTGTTKKKDTEEAKSPEVPPKRSKKEKEAATSEATISKAAPAKKPKAKKAAEKVDVEASDSAETQVAKTTKEAQPRVAKTTKEAEPKVAKAGNATRSKAAKAGSDAPAAKATGKRGKKTAE